A stretch of DNA from Desulfovibrio gilichinskyi:
CGGGGAAACATCCTTCAACTTTTGCAATGCGAGGATCTTCCTCCACGTGCAGAACTCTTGAAGCTGCAGCCAGAATCGCGGCGGCAGTAAGACCTAGTAAGAATAAAACCATAATAGAAGAAGTCACCATTTTAATATCTCCTCAATTGTCCGTTAAGCGGCCATTCCCTGAAAAGCGAAAAACGCCAGTGACATGATACCAGCCATGATCAGTGCGATCGGAACGCCTCTGAAAACATACGGAACCGGAGCAATATCCATTCTTTCACGGATGGACGAAATAATGACCAGAGCAATCAGGAAACCGATACCTGAAGCAAGTCCGTACATCATAGATTTCATGAATGAATATTCACTGCGCTGAACCATAATAGCCACACCGAGCACCGCACAGTTGGTGGTGATCAGCGGCAGAAAAAGGCCCAATGATTTATATAACGGCGGAATGATCTTTTTAAGAAACATCTCAACAAACTGTACAAGCGATGCAATAACCAAAATAAAAACGATGGTTTGCAAGTACTCAAGACCGAATGGAATGAGTACGTAGTGCTGCAAAGGCCAAGTCAGAGCCGTGGACATCAAAATAACAAATATAACTGCTCCGCCCATTCCCATTGCAACATCTGTGGACTTGGAAGTTCCCATAAAAGGACATGTTCCAAGGTACTGAACAAGTACGATGTTGTTGATAAAAATAGCAGATATAAATAACAGGAAGTATTCCATTTTAATCAACCTTTATCTTATTTGGAGTTGAGGTCTTTAATGTCGCCGCACGCGCCGCAAGCACCGCAGGAAGCACAACCGGAATTCATAATATCGGGTGGAGTTTCGCCTTTTCTACGACTCAGGTATCTGTTGAGAGCATTCATGGAAGCCAGAATGATTCCCAGTCCGATAAATGCGCCCGGAGCTTTCCCCATGAGTTCGGCAGGATGGAAAGAACTCCACATGATATGATGTCCGAAGATTGTTCCGTGTCCCAGTATTTCACGAATTGCACCCAAAAAGGTCAGTGAAGCGGTAAAACCGATTCCCATACCGAGAGCATCCGCAATGGACAAAACGACTCCGTTTTTAGAAGCAAAAGCTTCAGCACGACCCAAAATAAGACAGTTAACAACAATAAGCGGAACAAAAATACCAAGTCTAAGGTAAAGCGGATATACATAAGCCTGCATAAGCAACTCAACGGCAACAACAAGTGACGCTGCAATTACGATAAAACAGGCGATACGTACTTTCGCAGGAATTATTTTTCTAAGGCATGAAATTATCATATTGGACAATGTCAGAACGGAGAGAACTGCTATACCCATGCCTAGACCGTTATCCGCAGTGGAAGTAACAGCAAGTGTGGGACACAGACCTAAAAGCACCCTGAAAGGAGGCAGTTCAGCCCAAAGTCCCTTTACAAATTCTTTGACTATACGGCTCATGGAATCTCCTTATGACTTCTGCCAGATCTGGGTGATCTCAGGCTTGATAGACTGATATACTTCAATGGCCTTACGGACAGCATCAACAGTTCCGGTAGAAGAATATGTTGCACCGGAAATACCGTCGATATCTCCGCCTTTAGCTGTCAGTTGCATGGATTCAAGACCATGCGCTGTGAACTTGCCGGTAAAAGCAGGGTCCGCAACACGCGATCCAAGACCGGGGGTTTCAGTCTGAGTAGTGATACCGATGCCGAGGAGTTCATCCTTTTGCACATCGAATCCAACCATAACTCCGATGTTGCCGGAATACCCCGGAGCAAAAGTTTCAATGGCAACGCCGACAAGTTTGCCGTCTTTAATTGCCGGAAAAACAGTCACATTTTTAACCTTTACACGTTCAAGAATCGGATCATTGTCCCTGTTTTCAAGAACAGAAAGAAGTGCCGGTCCCTGTACGTAAGTGAGAACCTGCTGCTCAATCTGTCCTTTGGTGGCCTGCTTCAAGTTAACAAGCAAAGCTCCGGAAGAAGCACAGATAACAGAAAGGACCACAAGCATATAAAGTATTTCACGCATGATTTATCTGCCTCCAAAAGGTTTAGGACGCACCCTGTCAAGCAGTGGTGTAAGCAGGTTTGCCACCATTATGGCAAAAGGCACACCGTCAGGATAAACGCCATAGACCCGAATAACTATAACCATGGCTCCGGCAATGAGGCCGAATAAGAGCTGCGGAATTTTGCCGACGGGACTTGAAGAAACATCAGGAGCCAGAAAGAAAGCTCCGAACATTACTGACCCTGTCAGTAGATGAAACAAAG
This window harbors:
- a CDS encoding electron transport complex protein RnfA, with the protein product MEYFLLFISAIFINNIVLVQYLGTCPFMGTSKSTDVAMGMGGAVIFVILMSTALTWPLQHYVLIPFGLEYLQTIVFILVIASLVQFVEMFLKKIIPPLYKSLGLFLPLITTNCAVLGVAIMVQRSEYSFMKSMMYGLASGIGFLIALVIISSIRERMDIAPVPYVFRGVPIALIMAGIMSLAFFAFQGMAA
- the rsxE gene encoding electron transport complex subunit RsxE — encoded protein: MSRIVKEFVKGLWAELPPFRVLLGLCPTLAVTSTADNGLGMGIAVLSVLTLSNMIISCLRKIIPAKVRIACFIVIAASLVVAVELLMQAYVYPLYLRLGIFVPLIVVNCLILGRAEAFASKNGVVLSIADALGMGIGFTASLTFLGAIREILGHGTIFGHHIMWSSFHPAELMGKAPGAFIGLGIILASMNALNRYLSRRKGETPPDIMNSGCASCGACGACGDIKDLNSK
- the rnfG gene encoding RnfABCDGE type electron transport complex subunit G, with product MREILYMLVVLSVICASSGALLVNLKQATKGQIEQQVLTYVQGPALLSVLENRDNDPILERVKVKNVTVFPAIKDGKLVGVAIETFAPGYSGNIGVMVGFDVQKDELLGIGITTQTETPGLGSRVADPAFTGKFTAHGLESMQLTAKGGDIDGISGATYSSTGTVDAVRKAIEVYQSIKPEITQIWQKS